From one Patescibacteria group bacterium genomic stretch:
- the rpmH gene encoding 50S ribosomal protein L34, producing MAQQGLTYRPKKRKRSRSHGFRTRMRTKAGRNIISRRREKNRKKLTV from the coding sequence ATGGCACAGCAAGGATTAACATATAGGCCAAAAAAGAGAAAAAGAAGCAGATCCCACGGATTCAGAACAAGAATGAGAACTAAAGCAGGAAGAAATATTATAAGCAGAAGGCGAGAAAAAAACAGAAAAAAACTGACCGTATAA